The stretch of DNA agtttttttttctgaaaaaagAGTAAAGGTCCTTTAGAAAAATTGAATTAGTCATACAAACTTATTTGGCACGAGGACGTCAAATTTAGTCTATGATCACGGCATTTTCTTCTggcaaaataaataaataaaccgagTCGGATTTGCGATGCTTGCTAAGTAAACTTGTGAGCCTCGGCAAACAGAAGTTGCCACAAGAAAGTCTGATTTTGCCATGGTCAAAAATCTGACGATAGATTTGTGGTGGAGTCCTTGAAATTTGTATTCAAAATTCTTTGTGAACCAAAGTGCTCTTCCTTTTTTTTTTGAGGGGCCAAAGTGCTCTTCCTGGGTTGGTGATTTGAATTGAATCGTGGACCTATTCATCCCACCCTCCCTCCCCCGTACCGAAGCAAATGAGAAAGATCCATCCTCCCTCGCTCCCACCGGCGCACGCGTCGACCTGACTGCGCAGCGGGCCCCGCCAGCCCCAGCCCCTGACCCGGCCAGCCACCTCGTCTCATCTCCCGTCGGCGTCAGCGCCGATAAATAGCCCGTGAACCGGGGAGGTGGTGGTGCCCGGCAACAGCCTcccctcgtcctcgtcctcgccTCCTTCGACCCGCGCAAGCGCAAGCGCccaaccaccaccacctccacccacCCCTCGCAAATCCCAGGCCACGCACGTAGCACCACACCACCACTGCCCCCAACAAGCAAGCCAAAACACACACCCGGCACCGAAGCGGAAGCCAAACGGGAATCCGCCAGTGCGGAGCAGAGGACGCCACGCCACGGCCATGGCCACGGACGCCGCGCGGAGCCTCGGCGAGCCCGCCCACCAGGTACGCACCCGCGCCCTCCGATCCGGCCGCCGCACTAGCTACTTTTTTTTTCGGGGGCCGGGGGCTTTCTGCGGCCGGGAGCCCGAGCTCTGCCCGTCCCCGCCCCCCGCGTGCCTCGCGGCCGCCTCGATTCCGGGCATTCCGCGCAGCGGGTGCTCGGAATCGGCCCCGCGGCATGCTGCTGTTGCTGGTTACCTCAACTTCTCAAGAAAAACGTCGCTGTTGCCTTCCTGCTGCTGACGAACGAATGCTTCGTTATCTCTGTCTGACAGGAGGCGGTCCAGCAGCTCGCGCAGCAGCCGGACTCGAGGCTCCGGAGCCTCAACCCGGGGCCGATACCCATCCCGGCGGCGCCCAGCTCCAGATCGCTGCTGGAGAAGGTACGTACACGGTACACTGGATGAAATAAAATGCGTGTCGCTTTCCGGGTCATGCCGTACGCATCTTCTTCCTGCCCGCTTCCGCTTCCGCTTGCGTTGTTGCGTGCCTGACGGCCTGAATCTGACGGTCATGGGCGGCGCTACCTCCAACCAACTAACCACAGTCCGGAGTACGGCTCCGCACGTTTTTCAGCCACCTAACTTGCTTGTCCTGCGGTTGGGGGAATGTTTGAATTCCTCTCGACATTAGTTTACTTTCCCAATTAAACAAATGCAGTGGCTATCTTCAGGCTATCAGCCCGTTTACCCAATCTTCGTGGTGATTCTCTTGATTAAAAAACGTGCGGCTCATTTGCATCTGAGGGTCGTCGCGCATGTACTTTTGCAGAGCACGAGTCCAATTCGTGGTCAGGGTTTGGCAGGCAAACATTTCACCTTACATGCATTGCTCAGTTTATGTTGTGATTGTGATTGTTTTAATCGATATAGGGTGAATTGATCATCTCCCCAGTTTAGCTTTAAGAAGCTTACATCTTACAAGTTCATATGCCCGTATGCGCTTATACGCTGAGCTGATCTGGAAATCCTTCAGAGCTTGTAAATTTACTTATTGGGATTATCTGCTGTAATAATATATATAGCAAGGCTAAACTAAGGTGAACATCTTCTTAGAATGTTAGCTCGCAATCGGTTTGTTGGATTTGAACTGAAAGGGATTAACGTCCGCACCGTAAGGAAAATAAAGAATTGGAGACATTTTGACTCTGTTCCCCTCATCAGATTTCCCATTGTCTTATTGACAGACCTTCCTTGTATTTCAGGTTTCCGATCAAACAGTAAATCTGGACCTCACAGCCTCGCATCAAAGTGAAAATGACTCCATCTCTACAGTTAGTTCAGTGGAATCAGAGAAGGCAGCTTATGAATTCCTTGCTCAAACTCCTATCAAGTCAACTGATAAACATCTTGTGGAGTTTTCAGAGGCTATGAGAAGTAAGGACACACACACTTTCAGATGACCCTACCTGAATCCTCTTATATACAGTTACATATACATATGCTGTGATTTTTACCTGCACACCAAATAGTGACTGGTACGATTTTGTCAATTTGAAGCTGTTGCAAAAGCACTGCGACAAGTTGCTGAAGGGAAGGCTGCTGCTCAAGCGGAGGCGGCAGAGTGGAAACGGAAATATGAGTTAGAGACGGCGCAAAAGCAACAAACCAGAATCAAAGGTCAGATTTATACATTTGCAGTTGATGCTTTTACTATTTACAGACAGTATCATCCGTTGAGTTCATAGTTGGTTTAATGAAGTGGCGTACTAGTTCAGGTCACTAAACAAATAGTTTCCAGATTCTCAATAATCTGAAATTTACTGTTGGTATTTATCAGCATGTGTTTACAAAAGGAAGCTTTTCTTATGAAAGTACCGTGCAATGCAAATCTAGATGTTTACACACAGATTGATGCCCATGGCTGTTTACAAAAGGAAGCTTTTATTAAATTTGAGTCTTGGGTCATCACAACGTGCTTCATGTggtcacactttttatttttccaAAGGGAGTATCATACTAGTATAATTGGATGGATCCCAGAATGGTTAATCCGTATCTTACACCGTGAAATGCATTATGCTGTTTTCCAATGTACTGGAACCCTTGAGAAAAAATCTAATTGGACTGTTAACCTTGTGCAGACTGTGGCACTTGTACCGATGATAACCTAGGGAAAATGGCCAGCCAACTATCACTTGAGGCACCTGCATCTGATCAAACAGGATGTTGTGGAAACCATGGGATATGTTCACACGAGGTTCTCCAGGACGAAGTTCCTGGACCTAACCCAAGACCTAGTCTCAGTATGGTGGGAAGAAAGGCATCATTTAGACTTTCATGGGGATGCAATGGGAACAAAAACGGCCAGCACAAGCATGACTTTGTTTCCTTTGAGAAAGGAGACATTACAACCGCAGAGCGCAGCAGTAAACAGGTTGAGCCTCTTATTCTGTTTGTTTCATTCTGAAATAAAATGTTGTACCTATTTGATTCGGGAACCTGGAATCACTTGATCAAAGAATTTTCATTGTTAAACATGTCTATCTTTCTTAACAATGGATGCCTTGGTTTCAGATCTTGCTGAAGTGGGAATCCCGGCCACAAACGGTGCTTTTCATAACCAAACCCAACTCCAACTCTGTTCGTGTTCTCTGTGCTGAAATGGTCAGGTGGGTTCTCTTCTGTATTGCAGCACTGGTTGCCAGTCTTACTGTCATGTTTATGTGAACCTTATCTGTGAACATATTCAAAAAGTGTATGTTTTCCATGTTTCTGAACTGTGAGTTATTTTGCTACACATTCACCACTGCACGTAGCACTTGTCTTCAGTTAAACACTTATCCAAATTATCTTGATATCGCTGATGCAAGCACTTGTCTTCAGTTAAACACTTACTTATCCAAATTATCTTGATATCGCTGATGCAAGCACTTGTTAGATAGGTTATATATGCCATCATGCTATGGTAAAATATGTATTGCACTTGCAGCACTAAAACTCCGAAGTGACATTTATTTTACTGCAGATGGCTTAAAGAGCACAAAAATATTAATGTCTTTGTGGAACCGTGGGTTAGCAAGGAACTTCTAACAGACGATTCTAACAACACAGTGCAAACATGGGATAATGGTAAGATAATTTATTGCATGTAATGCAGTCCTTTCATGCTGCTCCAGATTAGTCATTTTAGAACATTAGATATAATTAAGAATTAAATTATTATTTCAGCTATGGACCAGAGTTTTTTCTGTTCTAATATTGTTATGAAGGAAGAATGGTCCTGATAACTGAATCAATCTGAATAAAGCTCCTTACACTAGATATATACGTAAATCATTATTGGCCGAACTGTACACAGTATTAAAACTGTGCTTTTTTATCAAAAGGTCT from Triticum urartu cultivar G1812 chromosome 3, Tu2.1, whole genome shotgun sequence encodes:
- the LOC125546132 gene encoding probable NAD kinase 1, with protein sequence MATDAARSLGEPAHQEAVQQLAQQPDSRLRSLNPGPIPIPAAPSSRSLLEKVSDQTVNLDLTASHQSENDSISTVSSVESEKAAYEFLAQTPIKSTDKHLVEFSEAMRTVAKALRQVAEGKAAAQAEAAEWKRKYELETAQKQQTRIKDCGTCTDDNLGKMASQLSLEAPASDQTGCCGNHGICSHEVLQDEVPGPNPRPSLSMVGRKASFRLSWGCNGNKNGQHKHDFVSFEKGDITTAERSSKQILLKWESRPQTVLFITKPNSNSVRVLCAEMVRWLKEHKNINVFVEPWVSKELLTDDSNNTVQTWDNDDDKKMLHKKVDLIVTLGGDGTVLWAASLFKGPVPPVVAFAMGSLGFMTPFPSEQYRGCLDNVLKGPFSITLRNRLQCHVIRDAAKDEIVTEEPILVLNEVTIDRGISSYLTYLECYCDSSFVTCVQGDGLIISTTSGSTAYSLAAGGSMVHPQVPGILFTPICPHSLSFRPLILPEYVTLRIQVPYNSRGHAWASFDGKDRKQLAPGDALICSISPWPVPTACLVDSTTDFLRSIHEGLHWNLRKTQTLDGPRD